From Virgibacillus natechei, the proteins below share one genomic window:
- a CDS encoding CitMHS family transporter — MLSLIGLITIVTIVLLLISGKVSPIVALIVVPIIGALVAGFNPVEIGAFFEVGIDSVFGIVIMFIFAILFFGIMQDTGMFDPMITKMVSVSRGNIIAVAVGTVIVAAIAHLDGSGASTFLITIPALLPLYKRLKMSPYLLLLLIGMSASIMNMVPWGGPVGRTSAILGMDPTEIWRQLIPIQIISFVLLIGLAILLGFREKRRIKKTAPQESTLPVEEEAMEEAAASLEAEPLEKDNSLTRPKLLWVNLLLTLGVISVLVWGGIPAGFAFMIGVSIALPLNYPNVGDQMARIKEHSPNALLMAAIILAAGSFLGILEGTLMLDALAEDLVTILPAFIIPYLHIVIGVFGVPFDLLLSTDAYYFALLPIVEGVVTSYGVSSISAAFAMIIGNVIGTFVSPFSPALWLALGMAGLEMGKHIRYSFFWMWGFSVLLLFIAILIGVVTV, encoded by the coding sequence ATGCTAAGTTTAATTGGTTTAATTACAATTGTGACGATTGTTTTATTACTTATAAGTGGGAAGGTTTCTCCTATTGTAGCGCTTATCGTGGTTCCGATTATCGGAGCCCTCGTAGCTGGATTTAACCCAGTAGAAATTGGCGCTTTTTTCGAAGTTGGAATTGATTCAGTATTTGGTATTGTTATTATGTTTATTTTTGCAATACTCTTCTTTGGAATCATGCAGGATACAGGAATGTTCGATCCCATGATAACTAAAATGGTTTCGGTCTCCCGTGGTAATATCATTGCTGTCGCTGTAGGAACAGTTATTGTTGCCGCTATTGCACACTTGGACGGTTCAGGTGCTTCTACGTTCCTGATCACAATTCCAGCCTTACTCCCTTTGTATAAACGGTTGAAAATGAGCCCCTACTTACTTCTGTTACTAATCGGAATGAGTGCGAGCATCATGAACATGGTTCCTTGGGGAGGGCCTGTAGGTAGAACCAGTGCAATCCTCGGTATGGATCCTACAGAAATCTGGAGACAACTTATCCCAATACAGATTATTTCCTTTGTCCTGTTAATTGGTTTAGCTATTCTCTTAGGATTCCGTGAAAAACGTCGAATTAAAAAAACGGCGCCACAGGAATCAACGTTACCAGTTGAGGAAGAAGCTATGGAAGAAGCTGCTGCTTCATTAGAGGCTGAACCATTAGAAAAGGACAATTCATTAACTCGTCCAAAACTTTTATGGGTCAATCTATTATTAACATTAGGGGTCATAAGCGTATTAGTATGGGGAGGTATCCCTGCAGGGTTCGCATTTATGATTGGAGTTAGTATTGCCCTACCACTTAACTATCCGAATGTAGGGGACCAAATGGCTCGTATTAAAGAACATTCACCAAACGCACTCCTTATGGCAGCTATTATTCTAGCAGCTGGGTCCTTTTTAGGTATACTGGAAGGTACTTTAATGCTGGACGCACTTGCAGAAGACCTGGTAACGATTTTACCAGCCTTTATTATTCCTTATTTACATATTGTAATTGGTGTATTTGGTGTTCCTTTTGATTTATTACTTAGTACAGATGCTTATTACTTCGCCTTGCTTCCGATTGTAGAAGGAGTCGTTACAAGTTACGGCGTATCCTCTATATCTGCGGCATTTGCCATGATCATAGGTAACGTTATCGGAACCTTCGTCAGTCCTTTTTCACCAGCTCTGTGGCTTGCACTCGGAATGGCAGGACTTGAAATGGGAAAACATATTCGCTATTCCTTTTTTTGGATGTGGGGTTTTTCCGTTCTTCTATTATTCATTGCGATACTCATAGGTGTCGTTACCGTATGA
- a CDS encoding DUF4190 domain-containing protein produces the protein MSVEPNELNSNNNKFNGKSIAALVLGITSIIIPYIGFILGIIAIVFAAKSLKEIKEFNHDGRGLAIAGLVCGIVGTAIYAIILFFLLILGIMFSV, from the coding sequence ATGTCTGTAGAACCAAACGAACTAAACAGTAATAATAATAAATTTAATGGAAAATCAATAGCGGCATTAGTATTAGGGATCACATCCATCATTATCCCATATATTGGGTTCATATTAGGGATTATTGCAATTGTCTTTGCAGCTAAGTCTCTAAAAGAAATAAAAGAATTCAACCACGATGGTAGAGGACTCGCAATAGCAGGATTAGTCTGTGGAATTGTAGGTACGGCTATTTATGCAATTATACTATTTTTCTTATTGATTTTAGGAATTATGTTTAGTGTTTAA
- a CDS encoding biotin transporter BioY → MSESSYKLRMMIITALFAAIIGILAQVTIPLPLVPITGQTLALGLAATILGSKYGTISVILYVIIGAIGVPVFSHMQAGLGVVFGPTGGFIIGFAPAAFVIGYYLEKTNFTILNAVIANVIGMLIALLFGTVWLKFIASLTWPAAFASGFAPFIIVGLLKAFLAAWIGIVVRNRLASADLLYTRA, encoded by the coding sequence ATGTCAGAATCTAGTTATAAATTACGCATGATGATTATTACAGCACTCTTCGCGGCTATTATCGGGATCTTAGCACAAGTAACCATCCCATTACCGCTTGTCCCAATTACAGGCCAAACACTAGCACTTGGGCTCGCAGCGACTATCTTGGGATCCAAATACGGCACGATCTCTGTCATCCTTTATGTGATTATTGGAGCAATTGGTGTACCTGTTTTTTCACACATGCAAGCTGGATTAGGTGTGGTATTCGGGCCTACTGGTGGTTTTATAATTGGTTTTGCACCAGCAGCATTTGTTATCGGTTACTACCTGGAAAAAACGAATTTCACTATCTTAAACGCGGTTATTGCAAACGTGATTGGTATGTTAATTGCATTATTATTTGGCACCGTTTGGTTGAAGTTCATCGCAAGTCTTACATGGCCTGCAGCTTTTGCTAGTGGATTTGCTCCATTTATAATCGTTGGACTGCTCAAAGCCTTTCTTGCAGCCTGGATTGGAATTGTCGTTCGAAACCGCCTAGCATCGGCGGACCTATTATATACCAGAGCCTAA